Proteins encoded by one window of Methanomicrobia archaeon:
- a CDS encoding CoB--CoM heterodisulfide reductase iron-sulfur subunit A family protein, with amino-acid sequence MDANDDEIRVGVFVCHCGSNIGGVVDVPAVTEYAKTLPNVVYAERNLYTCSSDGIDSIKRAIGEHNLNRIVVAACTPRTHEPLFRKACEDAGLNKYIFEFANIRDHCSWIHMREPEKATEKAKDLVRMAVAKAALLEPQDEKRVSVEPKTLVIGGGISGMTAALNLARQGFDVHIVEKERDLGGMARQLYKLYPTFVDALEFVNAMIKEVEAEERITIWTSTIVKEVEGYVGNFNATITPAEGKAEEVLNVGTIIVAIGAAEYKPDGFYDYDGSSVITQLELEARLRACDDAGDFSKLGGKRIVMIQCVGARGRKFSYCSKICCTTALKNALVIKDTVPDAEIYVLHRGINVYGEYEYLLIEAREKGIRFVKFGPGNEPNVEGTNVRVYHENIRKELELEADLIVLSTPLISTPEFEQLSKMLKVPLGPDGFFYEAHVKLRPLDFATDGIYVCGTAHGPRDIPESIAQALGASSRASIPMARGFVVPEAITPVVDESACVKCGICVDKCPYGALRLDDDKLEVIDALCKGCGTCVAACPTGALDQRHFRNKEVEAQIKAFFCLS; translated from the coding sequence ATGGACGCGAATGACGATGAGATACGGGTTGGCGTATTCGTCTGCCACTGTGGATCGAACATCGGTGGTGTGGTAGACGTGCCTGCGGTTACCGAGTATGCGAAGACGCTTCCGAACGTCGTGTATGCGGAAAGGAACCTTTACACCTGCTCTTCAGACGGGATCGATTCGATAAAAAGGGCGATCGGAGAACATAACCTGAACCGGATTGTGGTCGCTGCGTGCACGCCGCGAACGCACGAACCACTGTTCCGGAAAGCGTGCGAAGATGCCGGGCTCAACAAGTATATCTTCGAGTTCGCGAACATCCGAGACCACTGCTCGTGGATCCACATGCGTGAGCCGGAGAAGGCGACGGAGAAGGCAAAAGACCTTGTGCGAATGGCAGTAGCAAAGGCTGCGCTTTTAGAGCCGCAGGATGAGAAGCGGGTGAGTGTGGAGCCGAAAACGCTCGTTATCGGCGGTGGCATAAGCGGCATGACCGCGGCCTTGAATCTCGCGCGACAGGGGTTTGACGTGCATATCGTGGAGAAGGAGCGCGATTTGGGCGGAATGGCGCGACAGCTTTACAAGCTTTATCCTACCTTTGTGGACGCCCTTGAATTCGTGAATGCCATGATCAAGGAAGTCGAAGCCGAAGAGCGGATCACGATCTGGACGTCGACCATAGTGAAGGAGGTCGAGGGCTACGTCGGGAATTTTAACGCGACGATAACCCCTGCTGAGGGAAAAGCGGAGGAGGTCTTGAACGTGGGCACGATAATCGTCGCGATCGGTGCCGCGGAATACAAGCCGGACGGGTTTTACGACTATGACGGATCGAGCGTTATAACGCAATTAGAATTAGAAGCGCGGCTGCGGGCGTGTGACGATGCCGGGGATTTCTCCAAACTCGGCGGCAAACGGATCGTGATGATCCAGTGCGTTGGCGCTCGTGGCCGGAAGTTCTCCTATTGCTCCAAGATCTGCTGCACCACGGCATTGAAGAACGCATTAGTGATAAAGGATACTGTGCCCGATGCCGAGATCTACGTTTTGCACAGGGGCATAAACGTCTACGGCGAATACGAGTACCTGCTCATCGAAGCACGGGAGAAGGGGATACGGTTCGTGAAGTTCGGGCCGGGAAACGAGCCTAACGTCGAAGGTACGAATGTGCGGGTCTATCACGAGAATATCAGGAAGGAACTCGAGTTGGAGGCCGACCTAATTGTTCTCTCCACGCCGCTGATCAGCACTCCGGAGTTCGAGCAACTCTCTAAGATGCTCAAAGTGCCACTGGGGCCGGACGGCTTCTTCTACGAGGCGCACGTAAAGCTCAGACCGCTGGATTTCGCTACCGACGGCATTTACGTCTGCGGGACCGCTCACGGCCCACGCGATATTCCTGAAAGCATAGCGCAAGCCTTAGGCGCGTCGTCACGGGCTTCTATACCGATGGCACGCGGATTCGTCGTTCCAGAAGCGATAACGCCGGTTGTGGACGAGTCTGCATGTGTGAAGTGCGGAATCTGCGTGGACAAATGCCCGTACGGCGCGTTACGGCTGGACGATGATAAGCTGGAAGTGATCGACGCGCTTTGTAAAGGCTGCGGGACGTGCGTCGCTGCCTGTCCCACCGGCGCGCTTGACCAGCGGCACTTCCGGAATAAAGAGGTAGAAGCGCAGATAAAGGCTTTCTTCTGTTTATCGTAA
- a CDS encoding zinc ribbon domain-containing protein, giving the protein MFCKNCGAELEEGDRFCSKCGTSVSGHLKPQTDGKRISNSSGHLCAFCDEVIPANDFVIDEMAKWRYFHSKCYKKLKRQRKAAEEVCAICGEKIEKKIGADVVTCLLPEDPRYDELVTKLVHLKCKNGN; this is encoded by the coding sequence ATGTTTTGTAAAAACTGTGGGGCTGAACTTGAGGAGGGGGATAGATTTTGTTCAAAATGCGGGACTTCGGTGAGCGGCCATTTAAAGCCCCAGACAGATGGAAAACGAATCAGTAATTCTAGTGGGCATTTATGTGCTTTTTGTGATGAAGTGATACCGGCTAATGATTTTGTGATAGATGAGATGGCTAAGTGGAGATATTTCCATAGTAAATGTTATAAAAAACTCAAGAGACAACGAAAAGCAGCCGAAGAGGTTTGTGCCATTTGTGGAGAAAAAATTGAAAAAAAAATTGGTGCAGATGTGGTCACTTGCTTGCTCCCTGAAGATCCTCGATATGACGAGCTGGTTACAAAGTTGGTGCATCTTAAATGTAAAAATGGAAACTGA
- a CDS encoding F420-dependent methylenetetrahydromethanopterin dehydrogenase, with product MDVVKIGFIKLGNIGISRIADLLLDERADREDIDVRVFGTGAKMTPEAAPDAARLLDWGPDLVLVLSPNAALPGPKKAREMANEKGIPCIVLSDAPALKAKDKLKEDGFGFIIIPGDPMIGARREFLDPVEMAIFNVDVMSVLATTGVVKLVADEIDRVISEIRAGGEVKLPQIVATAEKAVAAAGFTNPYAKAKAIAAYSMAEKVAELDVKGCFMMKEAEKYVPIVAAAHELLGEAAKLAKEAREIEKYSDSVLRMPHARKGELLKKTKLMEKPSA from the coding sequence ATGGACGTAGTAAAGATTGGATTTATAAAATTGGGGAATATCGGAATATCACGCATAGCGGATTTGCTGCTGGACGAGCGAGCTGACAGAGAGGACATAGACGTTCGAGTATTCGGAACGGGCGCGAAGATGACGCCGGAAGCTGCACCAGACGCCGCTCGCTTACTCGATTGGGGGCCGGATCTGGTATTGGTACTCAGCCCGAATGCGGCTCTCCCAGGCCCGAAGAAAGCACGAGAGATGGCGAATGAGAAGGGCATACCGTGTATTGTGCTCTCGGACGCACCGGCACTGAAGGCCAAGGACAAACTAAAAGAGGACGGCTTCGGCTTCATTATTATTCCGGGCGATCCGATGATCGGCGCGCGACGTGAGTTCCTCGATCCCGTGGAGATGGCGATCTTTAACGTTGATGTCATGTCCGTGCTCGCGACAACCGGTGTGGTGAAGCTGGTGGCAGATGAGATTGACCGTGTGATCAGCGAGATACGGGCAGGTGGCGAGGTGAAACTGCCACAGATAGTTGCTACGGCGGAGAAAGCGGTTGCAGCTGCAGGCTTCACGAACCCGTACGCCAAAGCAAAGGCCATTGCCGCGTACAGCATGGCGGAGAAGGTGGCTGAGCTGGACGTTAAGGGCTGCTTCATGATGAAAGAGGCTGAGAAGTACGTGCCCATCGTGGCTGCGGCACATGAGCTGCTCGGCGAGGCGGCAAAGCTCGCCAAAGAGGCACGGGAGATTGAGAAGTATTCTGACAGCGTACTTCGCATGCCACACGCGAGAAAGGGCGAACTCCTGAAGAAGACGAAACTGATGGAGAAGCCGAGCGCTTAG
- a CDS encoding nuclear transport factor 2 family protein: MKADKKTEAEIRAVLERMAEAYENKDVDAVMSCYAPDPDVVSIGTGKDEKYIGPEQLRRAYERDFTQSESVAMTFDWLSVSTAAAGNVAWLASDITIHVQVSGKHLTLSGRLTGVVENRGGNWLLVQGHFSLPAAEQPEGQSFPEQ, translated from the coding sequence ATGAAAGCAGATAAAAAAACAGAGGCTGAGATAAGAGCTGTTCTGGAACGGATGGCCGAAGCGTATGAGAATAAGGATGTTGACGCCGTCATGAGCTGTTATGCGCCCGACCCTGATGTGGTCTCGATCGGCACCGGGAAGGATGAGAAGTACATTGGGCCTGAACAGTTAAGGCGAGCGTACGAACGCGACTTCACGCAATCAGAATCGGTTGCAATGACCTTCGACTGGCTCTCGGTTTCCACCGCGGCAGCCGGAAACGTCGCCTGGCTTGCCTCAGATATCACCATACACGTACAAGTGAGCGGCAAGCACCTTACCCTCTCTGGAAGACTGACCGGAGTTGTGGAAAACCGAGGCGGTAATTGGTTACTAGTACAAGGGCATTTCTCATTGCCTGCAGCGGAGCAGCCGGAGGGCCAATCGTTCCCGGAACAGTAA
- a CDS encoding ABC transporter permease yields the protein MRDSFSLVYRNIKERKTRSALTILGITVGIGSVIALISIGFGMQAAITDQLIEMADVIMVTPGAQDFGSFGSFGSFTDRDLAAVKRIDGVKDVVGMRGEIEDVEYRDETFRLTVTGIDPQDIVAVFGETIQREEGGAEGMAAGRDLRENDNKACEIGYSIAYDYFEEDIGVNDRLTINGSKFRVVGVLEEQGGFRAEVDSAIYVTKRDSVTILDNDDIAEIFVRVRNIEDAERIAAEIEERIDDNHKLDDFTSAMTMGSAIEQLESVFGILQVVLIAISSISLLVAAMGIMNTMLMSVMERTHEIGVMKAIGAKNRNILSLFLLEAGVVSLIGGVCGCILGVLGARAISFGIQTAFDVELAAIVKLEVLLSGIAVAVVVGVISGLYPARKAAKMSPVEAVKYE from the coding sequence ATGAGGGATTCCTTTTCGCTGGTTTATCGGAACATCAAGGAGCGCAAAACGCGTTCTGCGCTCACAATATTGGGTATTACGGTAGGTATCGGCTCAGTAATCGCCTTGATTTCCATCGGCTTCGGCATGCAAGCGGCCATAACGGATCAGCTCATAGAGATGGCTGATGTGATCATGGTGACGCCCGGCGCCCAGGACTTCGGCAGCTTCGGCTCGTTTGGCAGCTTTACCGACCGTGATCTGGCTGCGGTGAAACGGATCGATGGTGTCAAAGATGTCGTCGGGATGAGAGGCGAGATAGAAGACGTGGAATACCGTGATGAGACGTTCAGGCTGACGGTCACGGGTATCGATCCGCAGGATATCGTGGCGGTCTTTGGCGAGACGATTCAGCGAGAAGAAGGGGGAGCGGAGGGGATGGCAGCAGGACGAGATTTGCGCGAGAACGATAACAAAGCATGTGAAATCGGGTACAGCATCGCTTACGATTATTTTGAAGAGGATATTGGGGTTAATGATCGCCTTACGATAAACGGGAGCAAATTCAGGGTTGTTGGCGTACTGGAAGAGCAGGGAGGTTTCAGGGCCGAGGTTGATTCAGCGATCTACGTCACGAAGCGCGATTCGGTGACGATTCTTGATAACGATGATATTGCAGAAATCTTCGTTCGCGTGCGCAACATCGAGGACGCGGAGCGAATAGCGGCCGAAATAGAGGAGCGGATCGATGACAATCACAAATTGGATGATTTTACGTCGGCAATGACGATGGGAAGTGCAATCGAGCAGTTAGAATCAGTCTTCGGGATTTTACAAGTGGTTTTAATCGCTATCTCGTCTATTTCGCTGCTCGTTGCGGCCATGGGGATCATGAACACGATGCTGATGTCGGTGATGGAGCGAACGCATGAGATCGGTGTGATGAAAGCGATCGGTGCGAAGAACCGGAATATTCTCTCGCTGTTCTTGCTCGAGGCGGGTGTGGTGAGTTTAATAGGCGGCGTTTGCGGCTGTATCCTGGGCGTTCTGGGTGCTCGTGCGATTAGTTTCGGTATACAGACGGCGTTTGACGTGGAACTTGCCGCGATTGTGAAGCTCGAAGTGCTGCTTAGCGGCATCGCGGTTGCTGTGGTGGTGGGGGTCATTTCAGGGTTGTATCCCGCGCGAAAGGCCGCGAAGATGAGCCCGGTCGAAGCGGTGAAGTACGAATAA